A portion of the Vespula vulgaris chromosome 14, iyVesVulg1.1, whole genome shotgun sequence genome contains these proteins:
- the LOC127069134 gene encoding traB domain-containing protein isoform X7: protein MTSEIEYNMFNIDPAIENSDNQTGSVNSSVQEYNADIDNQLPETVTLLRTPNGGKLYLVGTAHFSIESQNDVSKIIQAVQPHIVVVELCRARIGILQLDEQVMYHYAKHLNFQSIHGTFKEYGLYNGLLNILLLKMVAHITKELGMAPGGEFRRAFEEAKKVPYCMFYMGDRPINITIQRTVRFLSWWQTIKLVWHLIKIKDPISKKDVELCKQKAYLDEMVAKMSGEFPVLGEVFIKERDIYLTYSLQLACLPEYTSKGLEPTRVVGVVGLGHIPGIVENWGKVQPSDIPPIMSIPPLSLSSKILKFTFKFTLISAIIYVGYKIIPLASIKSSVQGLLKNLSSFFGFYIDINIW, encoded by the exons ATGACATCAGAAATTG AATATAATATGTTCAACATAGATCCAGCTATTGAGAATAGCGATAATCAAACAGGATCTGTTAATTCATCTGTACAAGAATATAATGCTGATATCGATAATCAATTACCAGAAACTGTTACACTACTTAGAACACCAAATGGTGGAAAACTATATTTAGTAGGAACAGCACATTTTAGTATTGAAAGTCAAAATGATGTATCAAAG ATAATACAAGCTGTACAGCCTCATATAGTTGTTGTTGAACTGTGTAGAGCTAGGATTGGTATATTACAGCTCGATGAACAAGTAATGTACCATTATGCAAAACATTTGAATTTTC agagTATTCATGGTACTTTTAAGGAGTATGGTTTATATAatggattattaaatattctccTATTAAAAATGGTTGCTCATATCACTAAAGAACTTGGAATGGCACCTGGGGGTGAATTTCGCAGAGCTTTCGAAGAG GCAAAGAAAGTTCCATATTGTATGTTTTACATGGGAGATCGTCCAATCAATATAACTATTCAACGTACAGTACGATTTTTATCTTGGTGGcaaacaataaaattagtGTGGcatttaataaagataaaagatccAATTAGTAAAAAGGACGTAGAATTATGTAAACAAAAGGCTTACTTGGATGAAATGGTTGCTAAAATGAGTGGAGAATTCCCTGTATTAGGAGaagtatttattaaagaaCGAGATATCTATTTAACATATTCTCTTCAATTGGCTTGTTTACCTGAATATACTTCCAAGGGTTTGGAGCCAACAAGAGTTGTTGGCGTTGTTGGCTTGGGCCATATACCAGGCATTGTTGAAAATTGGGGTAAAGTTCAACCTTCTGATATACCACCTATCATGAG tataccaccattatcattatcaagtaaaatactaaaatttacatttaaatttactttaataaGTGCTATAATTTATGtaggatataaaattataccaCTAGCTTCTATCAAGTCATCGGTACAGGGACTTTTAAAG aatttatcatctttctttggattttatattgatataaacaTATGGTAA
- the LOC127069134 gene encoding traB domain-containing protein isoform X3 codes for MTSEIGKFVETLVKDEQKDLVSSVEDKHVGVINKREDIGVQPLSNIKNITKELLLIESKKDGITTQESVMKFPTLTKTTEPLNINSIDNNNRKNIECSDSNIVVNEYNMFNIDPAIENSDNQTGSVNSSVQEYNADIDNQLPETVTLLRTPNGGKLYLVGTAHFSIESQNDVSKIIQAVQPHIVVVELCRARIGILQLDEQVMYHYAKHLNFQSIHGTFKEYGLYNGLLNILLLKMVAHITKELGMAPGGEFRRAFEEAKKVPYCMFYMGDRPINITIQRTVRFLSWWQTIKLVWHLIKIKDPISKKDVELCKQKAYLDEMVAKMSGEFPVLGEVFIKERDIYLTYSLQLACLPEYTSKGLEPTRVVGVVGLGHIPGIVENWGKVQPSDIPPIMSIPPLSLSSKILKFTFKFTLISAIIYVGYKIIPLASIKSSVQGLLKNLSSFFGFYIDINIW; via the exons ATGACATCAGAAATTGGTAAGTTTGTTGAAACTTTGGTAAAAGATGAACAAAAAGATTTAGTATCATCTGTAGAAGATAAACATGTGggtgtaataaataaaagagaagatattgGAGTTCAGCCCTTGTCTAACATTAAGAATATTACCAAGGAGTTACTTCTAATTGAATCAAAAAAAGATGGTATAACAACCCAAGAATCTGTGATGAAATTTCCTACTTTAACAAAAACAACTGAACCATTGAATATTAATTCtattgataacaataatagaaaaaatattgaatgttCAGATAGTAATATAGTTGTTAATG AATATAATATGTTCAACATAGATCCAGCTATTGAGAATAGCGATAATCAAACAGGATCTGTTAATTCATCTGTACAAGAATATAATGCTGATATCGATAATCAATTACCAGAAACTGTTACACTACTTAGAACACCAAATGGTGGAAAACTATATTTAGTAGGAACAGCACATTTTAGTATTGAAAGTCAAAATGATGTATCAAAG ATAATACAAGCTGTACAGCCTCATATAGTTGTTGTTGAACTGTGTAGAGCTAGGATTGGTATATTACAGCTCGATGAACAAGTAATGTACCATTATGCAAAACATTTGAATTTTC agagTATTCATGGTACTTTTAAGGAGTATGGTTTATATAatggattattaaatattctccTATTAAAAATGGTTGCTCATATCACTAAAGAACTTGGAATGGCACCTGGGGGTGAATTTCGCAGAGCTTTCGAAGAG GCAAAGAAAGTTCCATATTGTATGTTTTACATGGGAGATCGTCCAATCAATATAACTATTCAACGTACAGTACGATTTTTATCTTGGTGGcaaacaataaaattagtGTGGcatttaataaagataaaagatccAATTAGTAAAAAGGACGTAGAATTATGTAAACAAAAGGCTTACTTGGATGAAATGGTTGCTAAAATGAGTGGAGAATTCCCTGTATTAGGAGaagtatttattaaagaaCGAGATATCTATTTAACATATTCTCTTCAATTGGCTTGTTTACCTGAATATACTTCCAAGGGTTTGGAGCCAACAAGAGTTGTTGGCGTTGTTGGCTTGGGCCATATACCAGGCATTGTTGAAAATTGGGGTAAAGTTCAACCTTCTGATATACCACCTATCATGAG tataccaccattatcattatcaagtaaaatactaaaatttacatttaaatttactttaataaGTGCTATAATTTATGtaggatataaaattataccaCTAGCTTCTATCAAGTCATCGGTACAGGGACTTTTAAAG aatttatcatctttctttggattttatattgatataaacaTATGGTAA
- the LOC127069134 gene encoding traB domain-containing protein isoform X6 → MPSYCRNKRKIKKYKEYNMFNIDPAIENSDNQTGSVNSSVQEYNADIDNQLPETVTLLRTPNGGKLYLVGTAHFSIESQNDVSKIIQAVQPHIVVVELCRARIGILQLDEQVMYHYAKHLNFQSIHGTFKEYGLYNGLLNILLLKMVAHITKELGMAPGGEFRRAFEEAKKVPYCMFYMGDRPINITIQRTVRFLSWWQTIKLVWHLIKIKDPISKKDVELCKQKAYLDEMVAKMSGEFPVLGEVFIKERDIYLTYSLQLACLPEYTSKGLEPTRVVGVVGLGHIPGIVENWGKVQPSDIPPIMSIPPLSLSSKILKFTFKFTLISAIIYVGYKIIPLASIKSSVQGLLKNLSSFFGFYIDINIW, encoded by the exons ATGCCATCATATtgtagaaataaacgaaaaattaaaaaatataaag AATATAATATGTTCAACATAGATCCAGCTATTGAGAATAGCGATAATCAAACAGGATCTGTTAATTCATCTGTACAAGAATATAATGCTGATATCGATAATCAATTACCAGAAACTGTTACACTACTTAGAACACCAAATGGTGGAAAACTATATTTAGTAGGAACAGCACATTTTAGTATTGAAAGTCAAAATGATGTATCAAAG ATAATACAAGCTGTACAGCCTCATATAGTTGTTGTTGAACTGTGTAGAGCTAGGATTGGTATATTACAGCTCGATGAACAAGTAATGTACCATTATGCAAAACATTTGAATTTTC agagTATTCATGGTACTTTTAAGGAGTATGGTTTATATAatggattattaaatattctccTATTAAAAATGGTTGCTCATATCACTAAAGAACTTGGAATGGCACCTGGGGGTGAATTTCGCAGAGCTTTCGAAGAG GCAAAGAAAGTTCCATATTGTATGTTTTACATGGGAGATCGTCCAATCAATATAACTATTCAACGTACAGTACGATTTTTATCTTGGTGGcaaacaataaaattagtGTGGcatttaataaagataaaagatccAATTAGTAAAAAGGACGTAGAATTATGTAAACAAAAGGCTTACTTGGATGAAATGGTTGCTAAAATGAGTGGAGAATTCCCTGTATTAGGAGaagtatttattaaagaaCGAGATATCTATTTAACATATTCTCTTCAATTGGCTTGTTTACCTGAATATACTTCCAAGGGTTTGGAGCCAACAAGAGTTGTTGGCGTTGTTGGCTTGGGCCATATACCAGGCATTGTTGAAAATTGGGGTAAAGTTCAACCTTCTGATATACCACCTATCATGAG tataccaccattatcattatcaagtaaaatactaaaatttacatttaaatttactttaataaGTGCTATAATTTATGtaggatataaaattataccaCTAGCTTCTATCAAGTCATCGGTACAGGGACTTTTAAAG aatttatcatctttctttggattttatattgatataaacaTATGGTAA
- the LOC127069134 gene encoding traB domain-containing protein isoform X2, which yields MVKVICDLTFVVYIEQLLYTSIIKYKMTSEIGKFVETLVKDEQKDLVSSVEDKHVGVINKREDIGVQPLSNIKNITKELLLIESKKDGITTQESVMKFPTLTKTTEPLNINSIDNNNRKNIECSDSNIVVNDPAIENSDNQTGSVNSSVQEYNADIDNQLPETVTLLRTPNGGKLYLVGTAHFSIESQNDVSKIIQAVQPHIVVVELCRARIGILQLDEQVMYHYAKHLNFQSIHGTFKEYGLYNGLLNILLLKMVAHITKELGMAPGGEFRRAFEEAKKVPYCMFYMGDRPINITIQRTVRFLSWWQTIKLVWHLIKIKDPISKKDVELCKQKAYLDEMVAKMSGEFPVLGEVFIKERDIYLTYSLQLACLPEYTSKGLEPTRVVGVVGLGHIPGIVENWGKVQPSDIPPIMSIPPLSLSSKILKFTFKFTLISAIIYVGYKIIPLASIKSSVQGLLKNLSSFFGFYIDINIW from the exons ATGGTTAAGGTTATATGTGATCTTACATTTGTAGTGTACATCGAACAG ttattaTATACTTCAATTATCAAGTACAAGATGACATCAGAAATTGGTAAGTTTGTTGAAACTTTGGTAAAAGATGAACAAAAAGATTTAGTATCATCTGTAGAAGATAAACATGTGggtgtaataaataaaagagaagatattgGAGTTCAGCCCTTGTCTAACATTAAGAATATTACCAAGGAGTTACTTCTAATTGAATCAAAAAAAGATGGTATAACAACCCAAGAATCTGTGATGAAATTTCCTACTTTAACAAAAACAACTGAACCATTGAATATTAATTCtattgataacaataatagaaaaaatattgaatgttCAGATAGTAATATAGTTGTTAATG ATCCAGCTATTGAGAATAGCGATAATCAAACAGGATCTGTTAATTCATCTGTACAAGAATATAATGCTGATATCGATAATCAATTACCAGAAACTGTTACACTACTTAGAACACCAAATGGTGGAAAACTATATTTAGTAGGAACAGCACATTTTAGTATTGAAAGTCAAAATGATGTATCAAAG ATAATACAAGCTGTACAGCCTCATATAGTTGTTGTTGAACTGTGTAGAGCTAGGATTGGTATATTACAGCTCGATGAACAAGTAATGTACCATTATGCAAAACATTTGAATTTTC agagTATTCATGGTACTTTTAAGGAGTATGGTTTATATAatggattattaaatattctccTATTAAAAATGGTTGCTCATATCACTAAAGAACTTGGAATGGCACCTGGGGGTGAATTTCGCAGAGCTTTCGAAGAG GCAAAGAAAGTTCCATATTGTATGTTTTACATGGGAGATCGTCCAATCAATATAACTATTCAACGTACAGTACGATTTTTATCTTGGTGGcaaacaataaaattagtGTGGcatttaataaagataaaagatccAATTAGTAAAAAGGACGTAGAATTATGTAAACAAAAGGCTTACTTGGATGAAATGGTTGCTAAAATGAGTGGAGAATTCCCTGTATTAGGAGaagtatttattaaagaaCGAGATATCTATTTAACATATTCTCTTCAATTGGCTTGTTTACCTGAATATACTTCCAAGGGTTTGGAGCCAACAAGAGTTGTTGGCGTTGTTGGCTTGGGCCATATACCAGGCATTGTTGAAAATTGGGGTAAAGTTCAACCTTCTGATATACCACCTATCATGAG tataccaccattatcattatcaagtaaaatactaaaatttacatttaaatttactttaataaGTGCTATAATTTATGtaggatataaaattataccaCTAGCTTCTATCAAGTCATCGGTACAGGGACTTTTAAAG aatttatcatctttctttggattttatattgatataaacaTATGGTAA
- the LOC127069134 gene encoding traB domain-containing protein isoform X1, with protein MVKVICDLTFVVYIEQLLYTSIIKYKMTSEIGKFVETLVKDEQKDLVSSVEDKHVGVINKREDIGVQPLSNIKNITKELLLIESKKDGITTQESVMKFPTLTKTTEPLNINSIDNNNRKNIECSDSNIVVNEYNMFNIDPAIENSDNQTGSVNSSVQEYNADIDNQLPETVTLLRTPNGGKLYLVGTAHFSIESQNDVSKIIQAVQPHIVVVELCRARIGILQLDEQVMYHYAKHLNFQSIHGTFKEYGLYNGLLNILLLKMVAHITKELGMAPGGEFRRAFEEAKKVPYCMFYMGDRPINITIQRTVRFLSWWQTIKLVWHLIKIKDPISKKDVELCKQKAYLDEMVAKMSGEFPVLGEVFIKERDIYLTYSLQLACLPEYTSKGLEPTRVVGVVGLGHIPGIVENWGKVQPSDIPPIMSIPPLSLSSKILKFTFKFTLISAIIYVGYKIIPLASIKSSVQGLLKNLSSFFGFYIDINIW; from the exons ATGGTTAAGGTTATATGTGATCTTACATTTGTAGTGTACATCGAACAG ttattaTATACTTCAATTATCAAGTACAAGATGACATCAGAAATTGGTAAGTTTGTTGAAACTTTGGTAAAAGATGAACAAAAAGATTTAGTATCATCTGTAGAAGATAAACATGTGggtgtaataaataaaagagaagatattgGAGTTCAGCCCTTGTCTAACATTAAGAATATTACCAAGGAGTTACTTCTAATTGAATCAAAAAAAGATGGTATAACAACCCAAGAATCTGTGATGAAATTTCCTACTTTAACAAAAACAACTGAACCATTGAATATTAATTCtattgataacaataatagaaaaaatattgaatgttCAGATAGTAATATAGTTGTTAATG AATATAATATGTTCAACATAGATCCAGCTATTGAGAATAGCGATAATCAAACAGGATCTGTTAATTCATCTGTACAAGAATATAATGCTGATATCGATAATCAATTACCAGAAACTGTTACACTACTTAGAACACCAAATGGTGGAAAACTATATTTAGTAGGAACAGCACATTTTAGTATTGAAAGTCAAAATGATGTATCAAAG ATAATACAAGCTGTACAGCCTCATATAGTTGTTGTTGAACTGTGTAGAGCTAGGATTGGTATATTACAGCTCGATGAACAAGTAATGTACCATTATGCAAAACATTTGAATTTTC agagTATTCATGGTACTTTTAAGGAGTATGGTTTATATAatggattattaaatattctccTATTAAAAATGGTTGCTCATATCACTAAAGAACTTGGAATGGCACCTGGGGGTGAATTTCGCAGAGCTTTCGAAGAG GCAAAGAAAGTTCCATATTGTATGTTTTACATGGGAGATCGTCCAATCAATATAACTATTCAACGTACAGTACGATTTTTATCTTGGTGGcaaacaataaaattagtGTGGcatttaataaagataaaagatccAATTAGTAAAAAGGACGTAGAATTATGTAAACAAAAGGCTTACTTGGATGAAATGGTTGCTAAAATGAGTGGAGAATTCCCTGTATTAGGAGaagtatttattaaagaaCGAGATATCTATTTAACATATTCTCTTCAATTGGCTTGTTTACCTGAATATACTTCCAAGGGTTTGGAGCCAACAAGAGTTGTTGGCGTTGTTGGCTTGGGCCATATACCAGGCATTGTTGAAAATTGGGGTAAAGTTCAACCTTCTGATATACCACCTATCATGAG tataccaccattatcattatcaagtaaaatactaaaatttacatttaaatttactttaataaGTGCTATAATTTATGtaggatataaaattataccaCTAGCTTCTATCAAGTCATCGGTACAGGGACTTTTAAAG aatttatcatctttctttggattttatattgatataaacaTATGGTAA
- the LOC127069134 gene encoding traB domain-containing protein isoform X8, which yields MTSEIDPAIENSDNQTGSVNSSVQEYNADIDNQLPETVTLLRTPNGGKLYLVGTAHFSIESQNDVSKIIQAVQPHIVVVELCRARIGILQLDEQVMYHYAKHLNFQSIHGTFKEYGLYNGLLNILLLKMVAHITKELGMAPGGEFRRAFEEAKKVPYCMFYMGDRPINITIQRTVRFLSWWQTIKLVWHLIKIKDPISKKDVELCKQKAYLDEMVAKMSGEFPVLGEVFIKERDIYLTYSLQLACLPEYTSKGLEPTRVVGVVGLGHIPGIVENWGKVQPSDIPPIMSIPPLSLSSKILKFTFKFTLISAIIYVGYKIIPLASIKSSVQGLLKNLSSFFGFYIDINIW from the exons ATGACATCAGAAATTG ATCCAGCTATTGAGAATAGCGATAATCAAACAGGATCTGTTAATTCATCTGTACAAGAATATAATGCTGATATCGATAATCAATTACCAGAAACTGTTACACTACTTAGAACACCAAATGGTGGAAAACTATATTTAGTAGGAACAGCACATTTTAGTATTGAAAGTCAAAATGATGTATCAAAG ATAATACAAGCTGTACAGCCTCATATAGTTGTTGTTGAACTGTGTAGAGCTAGGATTGGTATATTACAGCTCGATGAACAAGTAATGTACCATTATGCAAAACATTTGAATTTTC agagTATTCATGGTACTTTTAAGGAGTATGGTTTATATAatggattattaaatattctccTATTAAAAATGGTTGCTCATATCACTAAAGAACTTGGAATGGCACCTGGGGGTGAATTTCGCAGAGCTTTCGAAGAG GCAAAGAAAGTTCCATATTGTATGTTTTACATGGGAGATCGTCCAATCAATATAACTATTCAACGTACAGTACGATTTTTATCTTGGTGGcaaacaataaaattagtGTGGcatttaataaagataaaagatccAATTAGTAAAAAGGACGTAGAATTATGTAAACAAAAGGCTTACTTGGATGAAATGGTTGCTAAAATGAGTGGAGAATTCCCTGTATTAGGAGaagtatttattaaagaaCGAGATATCTATTTAACATATTCTCTTCAATTGGCTTGTTTACCTGAATATACTTCCAAGGGTTTGGAGCCAACAAGAGTTGTTGGCGTTGTTGGCTTGGGCCATATACCAGGCATTGTTGAAAATTGGGGTAAAGTTCAACCTTCTGATATACCACCTATCATGAG tataccaccattatcattatcaagtaaaatactaaaatttacatttaaatttactttaataaGTGCTATAATTTATGtaggatataaaattataccaCTAGCTTCTATCAAGTCATCGGTACAGGGACTTTTAAAG aatttatcatctttctttggattttatattgatataaacaTATGGTAA
- the LOC127069134 gene encoding traB domain-containing protein isoform X4: MVKVICDLTFVVYIEQLLYTSIIKYKMTSEIEYNMFNIDPAIENSDNQTGSVNSSVQEYNADIDNQLPETVTLLRTPNGGKLYLVGTAHFSIESQNDVSKIIQAVQPHIVVVELCRARIGILQLDEQVMYHYAKHLNFQSIHGTFKEYGLYNGLLNILLLKMVAHITKELGMAPGGEFRRAFEEAKKVPYCMFYMGDRPINITIQRTVRFLSWWQTIKLVWHLIKIKDPISKKDVELCKQKAYLDEMVAKMSGEFPVLGEVFIKERDIYLTYSLQLACLPEYTSKGLEPTRVVGVVGLGHIPGIVENWGKVQPSDIPPIMSIPPLSLSSKILKFTFKFTLISAIIYVGYKIIPLASIKSSVQGLLKNLSSFFGFYIDINIW, translated from the exons ATGGTTAAGGTTATATGTGATCTTACATTTGTAGTGTACATCGAACAG ttattaTATACTTCAATTATCAAGTACAAGATGACATCAGAAATTG AATATAATATGTTCAACATAGATCCAGCTATTGAGAATAGCGATAATCAAACAGGATCTGTTAATTCATCTGTACAAGAATATAATGCTGATATCGATAATCAATTACCAGAAACTGTTACACTACTTAGAACACCAAATGGTGGAAAACTATATTTAGTAGGAACAGCACATTTTAGTATTGAAAGTCAAAATGATGTATCAAAG ATAATACAAGCTGTACAGCCTCATATAGTTGTTGTTGAACTGTGTAGAGCTAGGATTGGTATATTACAGCTCGATGAACAAGTAATGTACCATTATGCAAAACATTTGAATTTTC agagTATTCATGGTACTTTTAAGGAGTATGGTTTATATAatggattattaaatattctccTATTAAAAATGGTTGCTCATATCACTAAAGAACTTGGAATGGCACCTGGGGGTGAATTTCGCAGAGCTTTCGAAGAG GCAAAGAAAGTTCCATATTGTATGTTTTACATGGGAGATCGTCCAATCAATATAACTATTCAACGTACAGTACGATTTTTATCTTGGTGGcaaacaataaaattagtGTGGcatttaataaagataaaagatccAATTAGTAAAAAGGACGTAGAATTATGTAAACAAAAGGCTTACTTGGATGAAATGGTTGCTAAAATGAGTGGAGAATTCCCTGTATTAGGAGaagtatttattaaagaaCGAGATATCTATTTAACATATTCTCTTCAATTGGCTTGTTTACCTGAATATACTTCCAAGGGTTTGGAGCCAACAAGAGTTGTTGGCGTTGTTGGCTTGGGCCATATACCAGGCATTGTTGAAAATTGGGGTAAAGTTCAACCTTCTGATATACCACCTATCATGAG tataccaccattatcattatcaagtaaaatactaaaatttacatttaaatttactttaataaGTGCTATAATTTATGtaggatataaaattataccaCTAGCTTCTATCAAGTCATCGGTACAGGGACTTTTAAAG aatttatcatctttctttggattttatattgatataaacaTATGGTAA
- the LOC127069134 gene encoding traB domain-containing protein isoform X5: MVKVICDLTFVVYIEQLLYTSIIKYKMTSEIDPAIENSDNQTGSVNSSVQEYNADIDNQLPETVTLLRTPNGGKLYLVGTAHFSIESQNDVSKIIQAVQPHIVVVELCRARIGILQLDEQVMYHYAKHLNFQSIHGTFKEYGLYNGLLNILLLKMVAHITKELGMAPGGEFRRAFEEAKKVPYCMFYMGDRPINITIQRTVRFLSWWQTIKLVWHLIKIKDPISKKDVELCKQKAYLDEMVAKMSGEFPVLGEVFIKERDIYLTYSLQLACLPEYTSKGLEPTRVVGVVGLGHIPGIVENWGKVQPSDIPPIMSIPPLSLSSKILKFTFKFTLISAIIYVGYKIIPLASIKSSVQGLLKNLSSFFGFYIDINIW; encoded by the exons ATGGTTAAGGTTATATGTGATCTTACATTTGTAGTGTACATCGAACAG ttattaTATACTTCAATTATCAAGTACAAGATGACATCAGAAATTG ATCCAGCTATTGAGAATAGCGATAATCAAACAGGATCTGTTAATTCATCTGTACAAGAATATAATGCTGATATCGATAATCAATTACCAGAAACTGTTACACTACTTAGAACACCAAATGGTGGAAAACTATATTTAGTAGGAACAGCACATTTTAGTATTGAAAGTCAAAATGATGTATCAAAG ATAATACAAGCTGTACAGCCTCATATAGTTGTTGTTGAACTGTGTAGAGCTAGGATTGGTATATTACAGCTCGATGAACAAGTAATGTACCATTATGCAAAACATTTGAATTTTC agagTATTCATGGTACTTTTAAGGAGTATGGTTTATATAatggattattaaatattctccTATTAAAAATGGTTGCTCATATCACTAAAGAACTTGGAATGGCACCTGGGGGTGAATTTCGCAGAGCTTTCGAAGAG GCAAAGAAAGTTCCATATTGTATGTTTTACATGGGAGATCGTCCAATCAATATAACTATTCAACGTACAGTACGATTTTTATCTTGGTGGcaaacaataaaattagtGTGGcatttaataaagataaaagatccAATTAGTAAAAAGGACGTAGAATTATGTAAACAAAAGGCTTACTTGGATGAAATGGTTGCTAAAATGAGTGGAGAATTCCCTGTATTAGGAGaagtatttattaaagaaCGAGATATCTATTTAACATATTCTCTTCAATTGGCTTGTTTACCTGAATATACTTCCAAGGGTTTGGAGCCAACAAGAGTTGTTGGCGTTGTTGGCTTGGGCCATATACCAGGCATTGTTGAAAATTGGGGTAAAGTTCAACCTTCTGATATACCACCTATCATGAG tataccaccattatcattatcaagtaaaatactaaaatttacatttaaatttactttaataaGTGCTATAATTTATGtaggatataaaattataccaCTAGCTTCTATCAAGTCATCGGTACAGGGACTTTTAAAG aatttatcatctttctttggattttatattgatataaacaTATGGTAA